One part of the Mya arenaria isolate MELC-2E11 chromosome 3, ASM2691426v1 genome encodes these proteins:
- the LOC128227544 gene encoding major facilitator superfamily domain-containing protein 6-A-like produces MALPCGEVNRQLLPVKLMYFFFMAGVGTLLPFIPVYMRQLGLSAEETGIIYGVMPFVAFFVRPLIGVLADKIQRHKAVLIVCVLLTGVMYDLLLLTPAKQTHDNSALAITVHMQCSQADSFIRDCNFADDGCEMGLKQALVANNLTGISRKCEFQCSVSRMSIKAGNTCFTADVGTLSEVTCDSVVNTGHDVMFQSDVKGILENEIQMGNSSYSGHTCTDYDLKNLTFNGTNYWQLLCESETVFNCNLHCTPEISQKCMGTISSDDKLSETFWIFFVIFLFCNIVFAPVISLIDAIAYDILGEKRGLWGRQRLWGTLGFIFFAVASTFIMDAISQKSNNVDYSVSFYIFMALTICTCVVGYFLKLSENIHCGQFLKNILGLLKYPKVVVFLIAMACYGIMNGVIEAFLFWYLMMLGASQKILGLCIVFQCGPEIIMLQFAGKIIKRIGHISCLHIACLGYAIRFFCYSIIPGPWYVLPVELLHCLTFALMYAAASSYASVITPEGMSATVQGLVGGLLFGFGKGIGSLVTGQLFDARTGLGPVWTFRVYGFFAIAVLLVYGAVHFAFFRDASSDKDIVSDEQAGKAISEESAKGVAEKLLGAEEGAVLEQRDRTEPC; encoded by the exons ATGGCCTTACCATGTGGAGAAGTAAACAGACAACTGCTTCCGGTCAAACTGATGTATTTCTTCTTTATGGCAG GTGTAGGTACCCTACTTCCCTTCATCCCGGTATACATGCGCCAACTGGGACTGTCTGCGGAGGAGACTGGAATAATCTACGGGGTCATGCCCTTCGTCGCCTTCTTCGTGCGGCCCCTTATTGGGGTTCTGGCTGACAAGATACAACGCCATAAGGCTGTGCTTATTGTATGTGTGTTACTAACTGGAGTCATGTACGATCTTCTGCTTTTGACACCCGCGAAGCAAACGCATGATAACTCGGCTCTCGCAATAACGGTCCACATGCAGTGTTCACAAGCCGATTCTTTTATCAGGGATTGTAATTTTGCTGACGATGGTTGTGAGATGGGTTTAAAACAAGCTCTAGTCGCCAATAATCTTACTggtatttcaagaaaatgtgaGTTTCAGTGTTCTGTGAGTAGGATGTCGATTAAGGCAGGAAACACGTGCTTCACAGCCGATGTCGGGACGTTGAGTGAGGTAACGTGTGATAGTGTTGTGAATACCGGTCATGACGTCATGTTTCAAAGTGACGTTAAGGGTATACTCGAAAATGAAATTCAGATGGGAAACAGCTCATATAGCGGCCACACATGCACAGATTATGATCTCAAGAATCTGACTTTCAACGGCACAAATTACTGGCAACTTTTATGTGAATCCGAAACAGTGTTCAACTGCAACTTACACTGTACACCAGAAATCAGCCAGAAATGTATGGGCACTATCAGTAGTGATGACAAACTAAGCGAGACATTTTGGATCTTTTTCGTAATATTTTTGTTCTGCAACATCGTGTTTGCCCCTGTGATCAGTCTTATCGATGCTATAGCATACGATATTCTCGGTGAAAAACGCGGATTGTGGGGCCGTCAACGCCTCTGGGGGACTTTAGGCTTCATCTTCTTTGCCGTCGCTTCAACGTTCATCATGGACGCTATCAGTCAAAAGAGCAACAACGTTGACTATTCAGTCTCATTCTATATTTTTATGGCTCTAACAATATGTACGTGCGTGGTCGGGTACTTCTTAAAACTGTCGGAGAACATCCACTGTGgacaatttttgaaaaacatcctAGGATTGTTAAAATATCCCAAAGTCGTTGTGTTCCTGATAGCTATGGCATGTTACGGTATTATGAACGGTGTTATCGAAGCATTTCTATTCTGGTATCTCATGATGTTAGGCGCATCCCAAAAAATCCTAGGACTCTGCATTGTATTCCAATGTGGGCCGGAAATAATCATGCTACAATTCGCCGGCAAAATCATCAAGCGTATCGGTCACATATCTTGTCTGCACATCGCCTGTCTTGGCTACGCCATTCGTTTCTTCTGCTACTCCATAATCCCGGGACCGTGGTACGTACTTCCGGTTGAGCTGCTACACTGCCTTACGTTCGCACTCATGTACGCCGCCGCCTCCTCCTACGCCAGCGTGATAACACCAGAAGGGATGTCCGCCACCGTCCAGGGACTTGTCGGCGGGCTACTATTCGGATTTG GCAAAGGAATCGGAAGTTTGGTGACGGGGCAGTTGTTTGACGCCAGGACGGGCCTCGGGCCGGTGTGGACATTTCGGGTTTATGGTTTTTTTGCCATCGCGGTGCTGCTGGTGTACGGGGCCGTCCATTTCGCCTTTTTCCGGGACGCATCTTCCGACAAGGATATTGTGTCAGATGAACAGGCGGGAAAAG CTATTTCAGAGGAGAGTGCTAAAGGCGTGGCGGAGAAGCTGTTAGGCGCAGAGGAAGGTGCAGTCTTGGAGCAACGGGACCGGACTGAACCTTGCTGA
- the LOC128227546 gene encoding maltase A3-like, whose translation MDKAIKPKVGCCQRPICTGILFVCLIGGIAAVVCVTFLLPDVRGPTPPPPPAPLEWWQKTIIYQVYPRSFKDSNDDGVGDLRGVIEKLDYFRYLGVGAVWLSPFFTSPMRDFGYDVSNYTEVDAIFGNMTDFEELMTEAHERGIKIIIDFVPNHTSNESAWFEASRRSEEPYKDFYVWNNGTLLENGTRVPPNNWKSVFEGTAWQWDEARQAYYYHAFLASQPDLNYRNHAVREHIKEVLKFWLQKGVDGFRIDAIPHLFEIEDQSMDEPLGATNGFDPNLHKYIKNQPEIFDVVREWRSILDGFGGDRFLLAETVGIPQEARMQYYEAGSVPFFFDLIPLGGKASPCTKSLASCFMETIRDGVNISSGQWPNFVIGNHDNPRIADRMGIQYVDALNMILLTLPGTPTTYYGEELGMHGGDYRGLPPKDPYAITSNNPDNSRDSERNPMQWDSTLYAGFTKSHTPWLPFTSVTNMSVVNVKKENATEGSSLLLYKELASLRQNPAFMNSKIDIPDGDLNEQVLMYGRGTTRGERYLVMAFLGNATSKQLNASSWGLQGKVVFATKLGRRDHMVKLNNVTLNQGEGLVVHLEEVELQA comes from the exons ATGGACAAAGCCATCAAACCAAAGGTCGGTTGTTGTCAGAGGCCGATCTGTACTGGTATATTGTTTGTGTGTCTTATCGGTGGGATAGCAGCTGTCGTCTGCGTCACGTTCCTCTTACCGGATGTGAGAGGCCCAACACCACCGCCGCCACCAGCGCCACTGGAATGGTGGCAGAAAACCATCATATACCAGGTCTACCCCAGGTCCTTCAAGGATAGCAACGATGACGGCGTTGGAGATCTAAGAG GTGTCATCGAGAAACTTGACTACTTCCGGTACCTGGGAGTAGGGGCCGTGTGGTTGAGTCCTTTCTTCACGTCCCCAATGCGCGACTTCGGATATGACGTTTCCAACTACACCGAGGTCGATGCTATCTTTGGAAACATGACAGACTTTGAGGAACTCATGACCGAGGCGCATGAACGGG GCATTAAAATCATAATCGACTTCGTCCCAAACCACACAAGTAACGAGAGTGCATGGTTCGAGGCGAGCCGGCGGTCAGAGGAGCCTTACAAGGACTTTTATGTCTGGAACAATGGGACCCTCCTGGAAAATGGCACACGTGTTCCGCCTAACAACTGG AAGAGCGTATTTGAAGGCACGGCCTGGCAGTGGGATGAGGCCCGTCAGGCGTACTATTATCACGCGTTCCTTGCTTCACAGCCGGACCTCAACTACAGAAACCATGCTGTCAGGGAACATATAAAG GAAGTGTTAAAGTTCTGGTTACAGAAAGGAGTGGACGGGTTCCGGATTGACGCAATCCCGCATCTGTTTGAGATCGAGGACCAGTCCATGGATGAACCTTTAGGAGCG ACCAACGGTTTCGATCCAAACCTCcacaaatatataaagaacCAGCCAGAAATATTTGATGTTGTCCGAGAATGGAGGTCCATATTGGATGGGTTTGGAGGAGACAG ATTCCTATTGGCGGAGACAGTTGGTATCCCCCAGGAGGCCCGGATGCAGTATTACGAGGCGGGTTCCGTGCCATTCTTCTTCGATCTAATCCCACTGGGGGGAAAGGCCTCACCCTGTACTAAATCCCTGGCCAGCTGCTTCATGGAAACCATTAGAGATGGCGTCAACATCTCGTCGGGGCAGTGGCCAAACTTTGTT ATCGGTAACCACGACAACCCGCGGATTGCTGACCGTATGGGTATCCAGTACGTGGATGCCTTGAACATGATTCTGCTCACACTTCCGGGAACCCCCACAACCTACTACGGCGAGGAACTGGGCATGCACGGGGGAGACTACCGGGGACTCCCACCGAAAGACCCATACGCCATCACTTCCAACAATCCG GATAACTCGCGAGACTCTGAGCGGAATCCAATGCAGTGGGACAGCACTTTATATGCGGGCTTCACGAAAAGTCATACACCCTGGCTTCCCTTCACCTCTGTCACAAATATGTCGGTCGTCAACGTAAAG AAAGAGAATGCAACAGAAGGGTCCAGTTTGCTCCTGTATAAAGAGCTGGCTTCACTTAGACAGAATCCGGCGTTCATGAACAGCAAGATAG ATATACCGGACGGTGATTTGAATGAACAAGTACTCATGTACGGCCGGGGAACGACGCGCGGGGAACGCTATCTCGTTATGGCATTCCTTGGCAATGCCACAAGCAAGCAACTAAATGCCTCGTCATGGGGTTTGCAGGGCAAAGTTGTGTTCGCCACGAAATTGGGCCGCCGGGACCACATGGTCAAGCTCAATAACGTGACATTGAACCAGGGGGAGGGGCTTGTTGTGCACCTGGAGGAGGTCGAATTGCAGgcttaa